The following is a genomic window from Bacillus sp. V2I10.
TTTATTCAGCAGGTCAGCAGCGGATTTAGAATCAAGTGCGCCCGTTGGTTCATCGGCGAAAATGATGCTTGGTTCATGAATAAAGGCACGTGCTGCAGAAGTACGCTGCTTCTGTCCGCCGGAAATTTCATTCGGATACTTATCTTTTAACTCGTAGATGCCGAGCTCATTTGCTAAAGCATGAAATTTCTGGTCCGCCTCTTTTTTAGGTACCTTTGAAATGGAAAGCGGCAGCAAAATATTTTCTTTAACTGTCAGTGTGTCCAGAAGGTTATAATCCTGAAAAATAAATCCGAGATGATGCTTTCTGAATTCAGCAAGCTCCTTTTCCTTCATCCCCGTCATTTCTTTGTTTTCAATTTGGATGGTCCCCCCGCTCACTTTATCAATAGAAGACAGGACATTCAGCAGCGTTGTTTTGCCCGAGCCGGACGCACCCATAATGCTGACAAATTCACCTTTTTGTATAGTAAGGTCAATTCCTTTAAGGACTTCCTGTTTATTCAATTTATTTCCGTAGCTTTTATGGAGCTTTGATGCTTCTAATATCGCCATACTCGCTTCCTCCTCTTAATTCGATATCTTAATTATAAAAAGAAGAAAGAGCCTTTTCCTTTTATTGTGCGAACAAAAAAGAAAAGCATGTGACATTCTTGTCACACGCTAATGACGGCTGCAAAGTCATTTCTTTTTGGGAAAGTTAACGTAAATGCTGTTTCTGTGTGGATAATAGACTGTGCGTGAATATCAATCAGCAGCGGTATAGCTGCTTTTTTAGCGAGATACAGCCCCATCCCTGTAGCAGCATGATCATGATGGTTTATGGTCGATGTGAAGCCTTTATCGAATATGCGGGGCAGGTCCTTTGGATCAATACCCCGGCCAAAGTCTTTCACCTGAACGCTTATTTGATCATCCTGCTTCCAGCTTTTTATGATAATGTTAGACCCCTCGCTGTATTTCACTGCATTCGTTAAGATTTGTCTAATAATAAAGGCAAGCCATTTTGCATCACTAAGAACTTTCTTTTGATCAAACTGAATGTCAAAACCAATCCCTTTTTGAATACACCATGCCTGAAGTGTTTTAATTTCACTGAAAATCACGCTTTCCAAATCAACCGTTTCAATATATAAATCATTTTCAATAAAAGGAATCCGTTTTTGATGCAGCTGCTGATCAAGCAAAAGGTGAATCCGCAGCCACTCATACGTCAAATGAGTTTTCATCACATCGTCTTCCATGCGTTCGATCATTAAATGCATGGCAGTGAGAGGAGTCTTCACTTCATGAATCCACGATAACAGTTCATCTTTTTCCTGTTCAAGCGAAATTCTGTTGTGCAAAGCATCTGTTTTCAGGGCCTGTGCCTGTTCGCTGAGCGTCTTTTCAACCAATTGTTCAAACGGGCTTTCCGGAGCTGGAATGCTTGATATATCAAGGTTGTTTTCCCGATCTTCCAGACTTTTAAAAAAGGCAGTTTCTTTGTTGTACCGAACGGCTAAGAAGACAATAAACGAGATCATGGAAAGAAAAACAATATACAGGACTGACTGTACTGGAATGGCTGAGTCAATGAAAGCGATAAAGAGAATAAAAAAATGAATCATAATAAAGAATAGAATCCAGCTGCGGCGCTCTTTTAAGAAACGGAGAATCATACCATTTCCTCTTCTGCCGCAAGATATCCCTGGCCTACTTTTGTCTCAATAAATTGACCAAGACCAATTTCATCCAGCCGCTTTCGCAGGCGATTGACATTCACTGTTAACGTATTATCGCTTATGAAGCGTTTATCATCCCACAGGCTGTTCATGAGCTTGTCTCTGCTGACAATTTTGTTTTTTTGTTCAATCAAGAGTTTAAGAATGAACATTTCATTCTTTGTCAGTTCAACGGAACCGGTTTCGTTCGTAACCGTATTTCGCTCATAATCAACCGCAGCATTGCACCATGTTTTCAGACTTACTTGCTCTGTATTGTAGTTATAAACACGGCGGAGAATGGCCTGGATTTTAGCAATCAGCACATCAAAGTGAAAAGGCTTTTGGACAAAATCATCAGCACCAAGCTGCATAGACATGACCATATCAGTCGGATGATCCCGCGAGGAGAGAAAAATGATCGGCACATTCGAATGCGACCGGATCATCCGGCACCAATGAAAGCCGTCAAACTTCGGCAGCTGAATATCAATGATGACCAAATCTGGCTTTACGGCTGAGAATTCCTGCATGACTTTATTAAAATCTGTAATGCCATAGACATCATAAGACCACTGATTTAATCGTTCTTTGATTTCATTAAACAGGGTTAAATCATCTTCAATTAATAGAAGTTTAAACATGAGTTTCACCACACTATAAGGTTTCTTTTACAATTATTGTATAGGAAAACAGTTCTGTGTGCTATAGATGGTCTTAGATGTCAGAACACTTAAGTGAACGGAATATTCATACTAATCTTGACATTGATTCAATAGATTGCTATTGTAGTAAAAAAATAATTTCTTATCCAGAGAGGTGGAGGGACTGGCCCTTTGAAACCTCAGCAGCAGGTCTCTTATGATACTGTGCTAACTCCAGCGGGTGAATTGACCTGATAGATAAGCGTGCCTTTTATTTGTCAGTAACGCACTCTTTTTAAAGAGTGCGTTTTTCATTTTTTTGGATGTGAAAAAAGGGGAGTAAAAATGGAAGCTAAGCAGCAATTTCAGAGGAAAATGCAATCTCGACATTTAGTAATGTTATCTCTTGGAGGTGTAATTGGGACAGGTTTATTCTTAAGCACGGGTTATACGATTCAACAGGCTGGACCGTTTGGGACGATCCTGTCGTATCTTGTTGGTGCCCTGGTCGTTTATCTCGTTATGCTTTGTTTAGGGGAATTAGCCGTCCATATGCCGGAGACTGGCGCTTTTCATAGCTATGCCGCTAAATATATTGGTCCAGGAACAGGATATACTGTAGCCTGGCTGTATTGGCTGACTTGGACGGTTGCGTTAGGTTCGGAATTCACGGCAGCGGGGCTGCTGATGCAGAGGTGGTTTCCATCTATTAACGTCTGGATTTGGAGTGCGGTGTTTGCATTGCTAATCTTTGCATTAAATGCTGTGACGGTTAAGTTTTTCGCGGAATCTGAATTTTGGTTTGCATCGATTAAAGTCGTTGCCATAGTGATTTTTATTCTTTTGGGAGGAGCAGCAATTATTGGTTTTATTCCACTGACGGATTCCAATTCAGCTCCGTTCTTTACGAATCTCACAAGCGAAGGATTATTTCCGAATGGTGCATTTGCCGTTATTATGACGATGCTTGCTGTGAATTTTGCCTATTCGGGAACAGAATTAATAGGGGTTGCAGCTGGAGAAACAGTCAATCCGGAAAAAACGATTCCAATGGCCATTCGGACAACATTATGGAGATTGATTATCTTTTTTGTTGGAACCATTGTTGTCTTATCTGCACTGCTGCCCGCATCGGATTCAGGAGTTTTAAAAAGTCCCTTTGTTTCTGTATTTGAACGAATTGGCCTTCCCTATGCAGCAGATATCATGAATTTCGTGATCTTAACAGCTATTTTGTCTGCAGCAAACTCAGGCCTGTATGCTGCTTCTAGAATGCTCTGGTCACTTTCAGATAAGAAAACGATATCACCCATTTTTGCAAGAGTGACAAAGCGCGGTGTGCCTATATATGCAGTGATTTTCAGTATGCTGGGCGGCACCTTGGCTTTGTTCTCAAGTGTTATTGCACCAGATACCGTATATATAGTCCTTGTCTCCATTTCAGGTTTAGCCGTGGTTGCCGTATGGATGAGTATTAGCGTGTCACAGTTTTTCTTTCGCAGACAATATATTAAACAAGGACATTCGATAAAGGACCTGGTTTACCGGACACCTTTCTATCCCCTGGTACCGATTGCATCTTTTGTGCTGTGTCTGGCATCTTTGGTTGGAATCGCATTTGATCCCGCACAGCGAATTGCCCTCTATTGCGGCATTCCATTTATTTTGTTTTGCTATGGAAGCTATTATGCAACACATTTTATTAAGAAAAGAGGAGAAGGATATGCAGCAGAATCTCAATCCAATTGAAGCCATTTTACGTGACTATTCCGTCATGATCCTTGATGGGGCACTTGCTACAGAACTCGAACAGCATGGCTGTGATTTGGACGATCCCCTTTGGTCTGCCCGAATATTACTCGAAAACCCCGAAGTGATTTATCAGGTACATTCAGACTATTTCCGTGCGGGAGCGGACTGTGCTATTACGGCCAGCTATCAAGCAACAATCGATGGTTTCTTGAAGCGGGGAATCGAAGAAGAAGAAGCATTGCAGTTAATAAAGAAAACAGTGCTGATTGCAAGAAAAGCCAGAGATGATTTTTGGAAGGAAGAAATGGAAGCAATTAGACCAAAGCCGTTGGTTGCGGCATCAATTGGGCCTTATGGCGCCTATCTTGCAGACGGTTCAGAGTATACAGGCATCTATGGGGTTACGGATGAGACTTTAAAAGATTTTCATCGTCCCAGAATGTCAGCTTTGATTGAAGCAGGTGCTGAAATACTGGCATTTGAAACCATTCCTTCTCTTCAGGAAGCAAAAGTTTTAAGTGATTTATTGGATGAATTTCCCGATACATATGCTTGGCTATCCTTTTCCTTGAAAAATGAGAAAGCGATTAGTGATGGCACTTTGCTCGAGGTGTGTGCAAATACCTTCGGGGACAACGGGCAAATTGCTGCAATTGGGATCAACTGTGCACCACTGGAATTAGTGAATGAAGCCATAAAAGTGATGAGCGGGCATACAAAAAAACCAGTTATTGTTTACCCGAATTCTGGAGAAGCCTACAATCCAGCCACTAAAACATGGCATGGCCAGAAATCTTGTCTTGAACTGGATCATCTATCAGAAGACTGGTTCAAGGCAGGTGCCCGCTTAATAGGAGGATGCTGTCGAACAGCGCCTTACCATATTGAAAAGATTTCAAAAAAATGGCGGATCAGTGAAAAGATCAATTCTGAAATTTAATAGATCCAACAAAAAAGGACATCCTCATTCGGGATGTCCTTTTTCCTCCTCATCAAGCAGATGCAGAAGCATTAACTTTTGCCCATGCCGCACTTTCTTTCTTCCCGTGCAAAAAATAGTAAAGAACAGAACTGGCAAGGACTAATACACCTAAAATCACATACAAGGTACTGTATCCTGTCACCGGAATGACAAATCCAAGCAGATAAGGTCCGAACCCTAAACCTGCGTCAAGGAAGATAAAAAAAGTCGAAGTGGCGAGACCCATACGGTGAGGCGGCGTTAATTTAACAGCAATCGCCTGTGTCGTTGATTGCATGTTTCCAAATCCAAGTCCGATCAAAACACCAGAAAGCAAGAAAATGAAGCTAGTACTTGCCGTGCTCAAAAGGAACATACCTGCTCCAAATAAGAGGAAGGCAGGATACATAATGAAATTTGCCCCTTTTTTGTCCATTAATCGGCCCGTAAATGGACGTGAAGCCAAGACAGCTGCCGCATAGACGACGAAAAAGAAGCTTGCTGTGCTGACAAGATGAATGTCCTTCGCATAGAAATTAATAAAGGACAGGACACTTGAATAGCAAAACGCCGCTGCAAGTGTAATAAATGCGATCGGCAAAGCTCTTGGCTCTACAAAATTTGAAAGTCTGAATCCTCGTACTTCTGCTTTTTTTGCTGAACCATCAAGCGGGGGCACATACAAGAAAAAGGCAATGATTAAACTGATGACGCCTAATGCAACGCTGAAGGTAAAGATAGTTTGAAAGCTTGCATGCTGGCTCAAGTACAGCCCGATGAAAGGGCCGATGGCTGTTGCAAGAGTTGCACTCATACTGTAGTACCCGATGCCTTCCCCTTTTCGAGAAGCGGGAATAATCTGTGCTACTATAGTGCCTGTTGCTGTACTTGCAATACCCAGGGTAATTCCATGGACAAGACGGTTGAAAAGAAGGAAGCCAAGTCCAAACTCAAAGAAATAAAAGGCTGTTGTCAGGGTAAACAGAAAAAGCCCTGTATACAGGATCCTTTTACGGCTGAAAGTTACAATGAGCCTTCCAATTAAAAGCCGGCCAATCAGTGCGCCTATAATAAAAATCCCGGTTACAAGTCCCGCCTCACTCGTAGAGGCACTGTACTCATTCACTGCAAAAACAGCAATAGTCACCATTAATAAGTAAAAGATTAACGTTAAGAAAAAATTGATGGACGACACGACAATAAAGTCTTTCGTCCATAATTTGGATGTTGTCTGATTCACGTTTTTGCCACCTTACTCTCTAATATTGTTCCGAATATCTTTCATGATCCGGATCACCTCAAGCTGTTCTTCTTCTGAAATTCCTTTTAAAATTTCCTGTTCATAGTCATCGATTGTTACTCGAACATCCCCGTAAACCTTTCTCCCAAGATTCGTAAGCTGCATTCTCTTTTCACGCTTATCCTTGCCGGGAACATGCTCTACATATCCCAGTTCCTCAAGGCGGCTGATGGTTCTTGTAACGGTAGGCTTTTCAACACTTTGATAATCGGCAAGCTCAACAAGCGTAGCTGTCCCGTAATTCCATAAATAATGCAAAACAGACCATTGAGCTCTGTATAAATCGTGTTTGGCAAGCTCCATATTCAGTCTGTTTTCAAAAGGACGGTATAACAGCAGAAGCTGCTGAAAAAACTTTTGATATGTTTTTATAGGAAACACCTCATTAAATAAATAGTTACCCTAGATAACAGTTACTCTAGGTAACTAATATAACAAAAACAGTCCTTGTTTGTCTACCATCCGAAATCCTGAAGATGGATATTGACACAAAACGGGAATATATGTTATTTAATTAGTGGTTAGCACTCTCATGAAAAGAGTGCTAAAAAGCAGTTTGAAAGGAGAATGACAATGGAAAAAATGCAGTTCAAAGCGGAGTCTAAGAGACTATTGGAAATGATGATCAACTCAATTTACTCTCAAAAAGAAATCTTTTTAAGAGAACTGATTTCAAATGCGAGTGATGCGATTGATAAAATTTATTACAAAGCTTTAACAGACGACAGCCTATCATTTGACCAGAACCATTACTACATAAAAGTAAGGGCAGACAAGGCAAATAGAACATTAACAATCTCAGATACTGGGATTGGGATGACAAAAGAAGAACTTGAAAACAACCTTGGAATTATTGCGAAAAGCGGCTCTCATGCTTTTAAAAGTGAAAATGAGCTGAAGGATGGCCATGACATTATCGGTCAATTTGGAGTTGGTTTTTACTCAGCCTTCATGGTAGCAGACGCTATCATTGTGACAACGAAAACAATCGGCAGCGAAGATGCCTATAGATGGCATTCTGGGGGAGCAGACGGCTATACGATCGAGCTTTGTGAAAAAGAAGAGGTCGGAACGGAGATTGTTCTTAGCATCAAAGAAAACACAGAAGACGATTCGTATGATGAATATTTAGAAGAATACCGCTTAAAAGCCATCATTAAAAAATACTCTGATTTCATCCGCTACCCAATTAAGATGGATGTAACGGAGAGAAAACGCAAAGAAGACAGCGAAACAGAGTTTGAAGAGGTTCTGGAAGAACAGACGATCAACAGCATGGTTCCGATTTGGAGAAAGAATAAAAATGAGCTCACTTCGGAAGATTACGAGAATTTTTATGCAGAAAAACATTATGGATTTGATAAACCGTTAAAACATATCCATATCAGTGTGGACGGTGCCGTCAGATACAATGCAATTCTCTATATCCCTGAACAGATTCCGTATGATTACTACTCTAAAGAGTTTGAAAAGGGACTAGAGCTTTACTCTAATGGTGTGTTAATCATGGAAAAATGCTCAGACCTGCTTCCTGACTATTTCAGTTTTGTAAAAGGAATGGTAGATTCTGAGGATTTATCTCTCAACATTTCAAGAGAAATCCTCCAGCATGACCGCCAGCTAAAGCTGATTGCAAAAAATATCAAGAATAAAATTAAGAGCCAGCTGCAAAGCTTATTAAAAGATGAGAGAGAAAAGTATGAAACATTCTATAACTCTTTCGGAAGACAGCTGAAATATGGCGTTTACAGTGATTTTGGGGCAAACAAAGAAGATCTTCAGAACCTGCTCATGTTCTATTCATCAAAAGAGAAAAAGCTGATCACTCTTGATGAATATGTTTCAAGCATGCCTGAAGATCAGAAATACATCTACTATGCTGCAGGAGAAAGCTATGAACGAATTGAAAAGCTTCCGCAGACAGAGGTTGTGGCTGATAAAGGCTATGATATCTTATATTTCACGGATGAAGTGGATGAATTTGCGATCAGAATGCTGATGAATTACCAGGAAAAAGAATTCAAATCGATTTCAAGCGGAGATTTAGGCATAGAAGCAGGCGAGAATGAAAAGAGTGCAGAATCGGAAGCAAAAGAAAACAAAGAACTCTTTGAAGAGATGAAAACGATTCTTGCCGGCAAAGTGAAGGATGTAAGAATTTCAAAGCGGCTGAAGTCGCATCCAGTCTGCATCGCAACAGAAGGCGAAGTGACGACGGAAATGGAAAAGATCCTGAAGGCGATGCCGAACAACCAGAATATACAGGCTGAAAAAATTCTTGAAATTAATCGAAATCATGAAGTATTTGCTTCTTTAAAAGATTCCTTTGAAAAGGATAAAGAAAAATTAGCGCTGTATACAAACCTGTTATTTAATCAGGCGCTCCTGATCGAAGGATTGCCGATTGAAGATCCTGTAGAGTTTACGAATGATATTTGCAAAATAATGGTGTAAAAAGAAACAAACCTTAAAAGCGCGAAATAAGCAGAAAAGGGAGTCCAGAAAAACCAGGACTCCCTTTTTCTTATTTCGGATGCATCTTAAATTTTAAAAACAGCTCATTATAATAAGCCAAATTCTTTTTGCCAAGGTTCTCATACACTTCCAGTCTTTCCGTCAGCTCAGGCGGAGGATAGAAGCGCTGATCGTTTACCATTTCTTCCGGCATGTATTTTAAGGCTTCTTTGTTAGGTGTGGAGTAGCTGACATATTCGGTGTTTTCTGCGGCCACCTCAGCATCCAGCATGAAGTTGATGAACTGATGGGCAGCTTCTGCATTTTTGGCTGTTTTCGGGATAACCATGTTATCGAACCATAAGTTTGAGCCTTCCTCTGGAACTACATACTCCAGATCTTCATTTTCATACATGATCTCTGATGCAACCCCAGACCATACAAGCCCGATTGCTGCTTCCTGATTTTCCAGCAGCATCCGGCTCTCATCTCCAACAACTGCTTTGACATTTGGAGTGAGGGAATCAAGCTTTCGTTTTGCTTCCTCTAAATGATCCTTATTTGTATCGTTTAGAGAGTAGCCAAGGCTGTTTAGGCCCATTCCCATCACTTCTCTTGCCCCGTCAATCAGCAGGATCTCATTTCGCAGATCGGAATCCCAAAGGTCATTCCAGCTCGTGATTTTTTTACCGTCTATCATCGTTGGATTATAGATAATGCCGACAGTTCCCCAGAAATATGGAACGGAATATTTATTTTCAGGGTCGAATGGCAAATCCATAAACCGGTCATCAATATTTTTCAAGTTCGGAAGCTTTGAATGATCCAAAGGGATAAGCAAATCTTCTTGTCTCATTTTATCAATCATATATTCAGAAGGAACGGCTATATCATAAGTCGTTCCGCCCTGTTCAATCTTTGTCATCATCGCCTCGTTTGAATCAAAGGTCTCATAGATGACTTTAATGCCTGTTTCTTTCTCAAAGCGGTCAACCAGATCGGAATTAATGTAGTCTCCCCAGTTAAAGATCGTAAGCGTATTGCCGCTTGAGTAGCCCTGTGAAGAGTTCAGCTCTGAAACAGCATACATAAGGATGCCCGACACGAGAATAATCGCGAAGAAAACGCGGACCAGCTTCTTCATTTTCTTACCCCCCATCCGCTTTGCTTATTTCGCTGCGTGATGAAGTAGTAAACAATCACAAGCAGGACTGTGAAAAGGAAAAGCAGGGTTGATAAGGCGTTAATATTCAATGAGATTCCCCGGCGCGCAAGTGAATAGATTTCAACGGACAGCGTAGTGAATCCATTGCCGGTTACGAAAAAGGTAACAGCGAAATCATCAAGAGAGAACGTAAGAGCCATAAAAAATCCTGCAAAAATACCCGGTGTGATAAATGGCAAGGTCACTTTAGTCAGGACATTCCAGCTGCTTGCGCCAAGATCTCTTGCTGCATCAAGCAAGGTTGGACTCATCTCCATCAGTTTCGGCAGAACCATTAAGACAACAATCGGAACGCTGAATGCAATATGAGATAAGAGGACTGAATAAAATCCAAGCTTGATTCCTGCCATCGTAAACAGAATTAAAAACGAAGCGCCAATAATAACGTCAGGACTGACAATCAGCACATTATTCAATGACAACAATGTGTTTTTTGTTTGTCTGCTTTTAAAAGAATGAATGGCAAGTGCTCCAAGAACACCGATAATGGTGGAAATAAGAGCTGACAGCAAGGCGATAACGAGTGTGTTCAGCACGATGATCAGCAGCCTCGTATCTGTGAAAAGCTCCTTATACCAATCAAGCGTAAATCCTTCAAAGTTGTACATCGTACCGCCGCTGTTGAACGAATAAAACACAAGGAAGAAAATTGGCGTATATAGGATGAGAAAGATCAAAATTAAAAAGATCCTGGATAGAGGGGATATTTTCTTATCCAACTTACATACCCCGCTTTCGATTTCCGGTAAGGAAGATAATCAGAAACATAAAAATAATCAAAAAGACAGCAATGGTCGACCCCATACCCCAGTCCTGAGTCACAAGGAAATGCTGTTCAATCGCAGTTCCGAGTGTGATCACTCTGTTTCCAGCAATCAATCTTGTCAGCATGAACAGAGAAAGAGCAGGTATAAAGACAAGCTGGCATCCAGCTTTAACGCCATCAATCGTAAGCGGAAAAATGACTCTGCAAAAGGCAGTCCAGCTTGATGCCCCCAAATCACGCGCTGCATCCAGCAGGGTTGGATTTAATTCATTCAGTGAATTGAAAATAGGCAAAATCATAAATGGAATAAAGATATAAACCGATACAAAAATGAAACTGAAATCGGTGAACAATAACTGCTGCGAGCCAATGCCGATTGTTTCTAAAAAGCTGTTAGCAACACCGTACGTGCCAAAAATGCCAAGAAAAGCATAGGCTTTTAACAATAAGTTAATCCAGGAAGGGACAATAATCAGCAGCAGCCAAAGGTGCTTATGCTTTGTATAAGTCAGCAAATAAGCAGTTGGGTATGCAATAAGCAGGGAAAGAGCTGTGATCAAAAAAGCATACCAAAATGAACTCAAGGTCATTTTTATGTAGACCGGTGTGAAGAAGTTCTGGTAATTGGCAAGCGATAAATTTCCTTCAATATCAATAAAAGAATAATAAAGAACAAGAACTATCGGTGCAATAACAAAGAGAGCAATCCAAAGAGCATAGGGAATCATATACAAATTTCGGGTCAGCTTATTTTCCATGCTCTTCTCCATCTGTATAGGCTTCTAAACGTCTGTCAAATTCCTCTTCGGTCTCACCGAATCTCATTACATGTATCGCTTCGGGGTCAAAAAAAAGGCCGATCTCATCTCCGACGGTGGCTTTCTTTGTGGAATGAACGAGCCATTCGTTTCCATCCTTGTCATAGCTGCTTATTTCATAATGAACACCGCGGAACAATTGAGAATCAACACGTACCTGGAGTTTCCCGCGTTCCAAAGAAGTGATTTCTAAATCTTCAGGACGAATGACGATCTCTATAGGTTCATTTGGAGTCAGACCCTGATCGACACATTCAAATTGTCTGCCGGTGAATTCTACAAGGTAATCCTCAAGCATGGTCCCTTTTACAATATTGGATTCACCAATAAAATCAGCAACAAAGCGGTTAATAGGTTCATCATATATATCCGTTGGAGTCCCGCTTTGCTGTATTTTCCCTTTGTCCAGAACAAAAATTTCATCAGACATCGCGAGAGCTTCTTCCTGGTCGTGGGTGACAAAGATAAAGGTAATGCCCAGACGCTGCTGAAGTTCTCGCAGTTCATACTGCATTTCAGTGCGAAGCTTTAAGTCCAGGGCTGACAATGGTTCATCAAGAAGAATCACTTCCGGCTCATTGACAATCGCACGTGCAATTGCGACCCGCTGGCGCTGGCCTCCGGACATTTCCCGAATTTCCCTTTTTTCATATCCAGCAAGGTTTACAAAGCTTAAGGCTTCTCTTACTTTCAATTCAATATCCCGATTATTCATTTTTTTAATGCGCAGTCCGAATGCAACATTTTCGAAAACATTCAAATGAGGAAACAGTGCATAATCCTGAAACACCGTATTTACTTGGCGTTTGTTAGCAGGAACATCATTTATCTTTTTTCCGTTAAAAAGGATTTCTCCTTCAGACGCCTCAATAAACCCGGCAATCAGCCGAAGAATAGTTGTCTTGCCGCATCCTGAAGGGCCAAGAAGTGTATAAAATTTACCGCGCTCGATTTCAAAACTGACATGATTAAGGACAGCAGGATCATTGTCATATTGTTTCGTAACCTGCTTAAACTGAATAATTGTGTTTGTCATATCATTCTCCCTCTTGGTTTGCTCGGATTTGAACAAAGAAATATTTATAAAAAACGGTCAATTTTTCCATATTTATCATGAATAATTATACATGAAAGCGGGAAAGAAAACAGTGAAAACTAACTCCCTTTAATAGCGTAAATGAATATCAAAAACGCTTTGGATTTTCACCCAAAGCGTTTCTTATTTGTCAAATCAGTCAGCTGCATTCTCTTCAAACAATCTCGCAATCTCAACAATAACCTGTGTTGCTTTTTGCATATTATCAACTGATATATATTCGAACTTGCCGTGGAAATTCTCTCCGCCTGTAAAAATATTCGGGGTAGGAAGGCCCATATAGGAGAGCTGGGATCCATCTGTGCCGCCGCGGATCGGTTCAACAATTGGCTGAATGTCCAGGTTTTCCATCGCTTTGTATGCAATGTCAACGATCTGTTTAACAGGCTCGATTTTTTCACGCATATTGTAGTACTGATCGTTCATCTCAAGGACGATGCGTTCGCTTCCGTATTTCTCCTTCAATTCATCAACAACACCGGCCATCGTTTGTTTTTTCTGCTGGAACGCTTCCTTATCAAAATCTCTGATAATGTAGCTTAGCTTCGTTTGTTCAACATCCCCGCTGAAAGAAAGAAGATGGAAGAAGCCTTCATAGCCTTCTGTTAATTCAGGAGCTTGTTCAGCAGGCAGCTTGCTTTGCAGCTCCATTGCAATCTTAATGGAATTCACCATTTTTCCTTTAGCCGTTCCAGGGTGGATGTTGGTGCCTTTAATTGTAATGGAGGCCCCTGCCGCACTGAAGCTTTCGTACTGCAGCTCTCCGAGAGGACCGCCGTCCACTGTATAAGCGTATTTCGCATCAAAGGTAGCCACATCAAATTTATGTGGTCCGCGTCCGATTTCCTCATCAGGAGTAAAAGCCACTCTGATTTTGCCGTGCTTGATCTCAGGATGCCTGATCAAATAATCCATCGCCGTCATAATCTCAGCTATACCCGCTTTATTGTCAGCTCCTAACAGAGTGGTGCCGTCTGTTGTTATAAGGGTATGGCCTTGATAGTTTAATAAATTAGGAAAGTCTTTTGGAGACAGAGTCACTTGCTCTGCTTCATTCAGCAGGATGTTCTGTCCGTCATAGT
Proteins encoded in this region:
- a CDS encoding ABC transporter ATP-binding protein — encoded protein: MAILEASKLHKSYGNKLNKQEVLKGIDLTIQKGEFVSIMGASGSGKTTLLNVLSSIDKVSGGTIQIENKEMTGMKEKELAEFRKHHLGFIFQDYNLLDTLTVKENILLPLSISKVPKKEADQKFHALANELGIYELKDKYPNEISGGQKQRTSAARAFIHEPSIIFADEPTGALDSKSAADLLNKLTELNEKRKATIVMVTHDPAAASYCSRVIFIKDGQIYTQLNKGEQTRQAFFKDIIKTQGVLGGVQYEH
- a CDS encoding sensor histidine kinase, translated to MILRFLKERRSWILFFIMIHFFILFIAFIDSAIPVQSVLYIVFLSMISFIVFLAVRYNKETAFFKSLEDRENNLDISSIPAPESPFEQLVEKTLSEQAQALKTDALHNRISLEQEKDELLSWIHEVKTPLTAMHLMIERMEDDVMKTHLTYEWLRIHLLLDQQLHQKRIPFIENDLYIETVDLESVIFSEIKTLQAWCIQKGIGFDIQFDQKKVLSDAKWLAFIIRQILTNAVKYSEGSNIIIKSWKQDDQISVQVKDFGRGIDPKDLPRIFDKGFTSTINHHDHAATGMGLYLAKKAAIPLLIDIHAQSIIHTETAFTLTFPKRNDFAAVISV
- a CDS encoding response regulator transcription factor; its protein translation is MFKLLLIEDDLTLFNEIKERLNQWSYDVYGITDFNKVMQEFSAVKPDLVIIDIQLPKFDGFHWCRMIRSHSNVPIIFLSSRDHPTDMVMSMQLGADDFVQKPFHFDVLIAKIQAILRRVYNYNTEQVSLKTWCNAAVDYERNTVTNETGSVELTKNEMFILKLLIEQKNKIVSRDKLMNSLWDDKRFISDNTLTVNVNRLRKRLDEIGLGQFIETKVGQGYLAAEEEMV
- the mmuP gene encoding S-methylmethionine permease, which codes for MEAKQQFQRKMQSRHLVMLSLGGVIGTGLFLSTGYTIQQAGPFGTILSYLVGALVVYLVMLCLGELAVHMPETGAFHSYAAKYIGPGTGYTVAWLYWLTWTVALGSEFTAAGLLMQRWFPSINVWIWSAVFALLIFALNAVTVKFFAESEFWFASIKVVAIVIFILLGGAAIIGFIPLTDSNSAPFFTNLTSEGLFPNGAFAVIMTMLAVNFAYSGTELIGVAAGETVNPEKTIPMAIRTTLWRLIIFFVGTIVVLSALLPASDSGVLKSPFVSVFERIGLPYAADIMNFVILTAILSAANSGLYAASRMLWSLSDKKTISPIFARVTKRGVPIYAVIFSMLGGTLALFSSVIAPDTVYIVLVSISGLAVVAVWMSISVSQFFFRRQYIKQGHSIKDLVYRTPFYPLVPIASFVLCLASLVGIAFDPAQRIALYCGIPFILFCYGSYYATHFIKKRGEGYAAESQSN
- the mmuM gene encoding homocysteine S-methyltransferase; translated protein: MQQNLNPIEAILRDYSVMILDGALATELEQHGCDLDDPLWSARILLENPEVIYQVHSDYFRAGADCAITASYQATIDGFLKRGIEEEEALQLIKKTVLIARKARDDFWKEEMEAIRPKPLVAASIGPYGAYLADGSEYTGIYGVTDETLKDFHRPRMSALIEAGAEILAFETIPSLQEAKVLSDLLDEFPDTYAWLSFSLKNEKAISDGTLLEVCANTFGDNGQIAAIGINCAPLELVNEAIKVMSGHTKKPVIVYPNSGEAYNPATKTWHGQKSCLELDHLSEDWFKAGARLIGGCCRTAPYHIEKISKKWRISEKINSEI
- a CDS encoding MFS transporter — its product is MNQTTSKLWTKDFIVVSSINFFLTLIFYLLMVTIAVFAVNEYSASTSEAGLVTGIFIIGALIGRLLIGRLIVTFSRKRILYTGLFLFTLTTAFYFFEFGLGFLLFNRLVHGITLGIASTATGTIVAQIIPASRKGEGIGYYSMSATLATAIGPFIGLYLSQHASFQTIFTFSVALGVISLIIAFFLYVPPLDGSAKKAEVRGFRLSNFVEPRALPIAFITLAAAFCYSSVLSFINFYAKDIHLVSTASFFFVVYAAAVLASRPFTGRLMDKKGANFIMYPAFLLFGAGMFLLSTASTSFIFLLSGVLIGLGFGNMQSTTQAIAVKLTPPHRMGLATSTFFIFLDAGLGFGPYLLGFVIPVTGYSTLYVILGVLVLASSVLYYFLHGKKESAAWAKVNASASA